A single region of the Elizabethkingia sp. JS20170427COW genome encodes:
- a CDS encoding hydroxyethylthiazole kinase, with amino-acid sequence MALAQNNSIKTKGVDSTADSSEAEEYAQQLAKDFQTVVCVSGATDIITDGKKTIYLNNGHPLMAKVTGMGCTATAITGAFASVVEDKLDATVAAVSLLGVAGEIATETAMGPGSLQINLLDKLYNLNQDEFVHRLKISQK; translated from the coding sequence ATGGCTTTGGCTCAAAATAATTCAATAAAAACCAAAGGAGTTGACAGTACAGCGGATAGCAGTGAGGCAGAAGAATATGCTCAGCAGCTGGCCAAAGATTTTCAGACGGTAGTTTGTGTTTCGGGAGCTACCGATATTATCACCGATGGTAAAAAGACCATTTACCTTAATAACGGCCACCCTTTGATGGCCAAAGTTACAGGAATGGGTTGCACAGCCACTGCAATAACAGGAGCTTTTGCCTCTGTTGTTGAGGATAAACTAGACGCAACGGTTGCTGCAGTGTCCTTATTGGGCGTTGCCGGAGAAATTGCTACAGAAACTGCCATGGGGCCAGGTAGTTTACAGATTAATCTTCTGGATAAACTGTATAATCTTAATCAGGATGAATTTGTTCATCGTCTAAAAATCAGTCAAAAATGA
- a CDS encoding YdeI/OmpD-associated family protein, translating to MFESFSKSVRKMLLQWLVLAKRPETR from the coding sequence ATTTTTGAAAGTTTTAGCAAATCGGTTCGTAAAATGTTGTTGCAATGGCTTGTTTTAGCCAAACGCCCCGAAACCCGATAG
- the thiE gene encoding thiamine phosphate synthase, whose translation MKHTFPYRLYLVLSQKDCGDKNFLWVAEEAIKGGVDVIQLREKEYTYHQFIQSAQQLKAITDQYKVPLIINDNLEVQQKLSTSGLHVGVNDISPVEVRKIWNQSGFLLGYSIEKIEQINSLQADNVDYLGISPVFKTTTKTDTITEWGLEGISQIRQLTDKPLVAIGNMNKENAAKVIKAGADCIAVVSAICKSENPQQAARELKNEILKDLP comes from the coding sequence ATGAAACACACATTTCCTTATCGACTGTATTTAGTTTTATCACAAAAAGACTGTGGAGATAAAAATTTCCTTTGGGTTGCTGAAGAAGCAATAAAAGGAGGTGTTGATGTTATTCAATTAAGAGAAAAAGAATACACTTATCATCAGTTTATCCAAAGTGCTCAACAGTTAAAAGCAATAACCGACCAATACAAGGTTCCTCTTATCATCAATGATAATTTGGAGGTACAGCAAAAATTAAGCACTTCAGGTTTACATGTCGGGGTAAATGATATTTCCCCAGTTGAGGTTCGTAAAATCTGGAATCAATCCGGATTTCTCTTAGGATATTCTATAGAAAAGATAGAACAAATAAATTCTTTACAGGCCGATAATGTAGATTATTTAGGGATAAGCCCTGTGTTTAAAACCACCACTAAAACCGATACCATTACCGAATGGGGATTGGAAGGAATCTCTCAAATAAGACAACTTACCGATAAGCCTCTGGTTGCCATTGGGAATATGAACAAGGAGAATGCAGCTAAAGTAATAAAAGCAGGTGCCGACTGTATTGCTGTAGTTTCGGCTATTTGCAAAAGCGAGAATCCCCAACAAGCTGCCCGTGAACTAAAAAATGAAATTTTAAAAGATTTACCATGA
- a CDS encoding YafY family protein yields MQDNDLKRLSRLTAILTKLQTKRLLTASFLAEKFNVSTRTIYRDIKALEDAGVAIITEEGKGYSLMEGYKIPPIMFTENQANALILAEQLVLLKITPKPLKR; encoded by the coding sequence ATGCAAGATAACGATCTAAAACGCCTTTCCCGACTGACGGCAATACTCACGAAATTGCAGACAAAAAGACTATTGACTGCAAGTTTCTTAGCAGAAAAATTTAATGTCAGTACCCGAACGATATATCGTGACATCAAAGCATTGGAAGACGCTGGAGTAGCTATCATCACAGAAGAAGGCAAAGGATATTCACTTATGGAAGGTTATAAAATTCCGCCGATTATGTTTACGGAGAACCAAGCCAATGCCTTAATTTTAGCCGAACAATTGGTCTTATTAAAGATTACACCGAAGCCATTGAAAAGGTGA
- a CDS encoding YafY family protein has translation MKYSLKDKVNLLSERTRFERNVNRERNSNNLSDLQFALTNHILIKIEYSNEKGENSTRTIEPFALLNTENWLLVAYCRLRKEFRYFRLDRIQKMEYLQEYF, from the coding sequence TTGAAATACAGCCTAAAGGACAAGGTAAATCTACTTTCTGAACGTACCAGATTCGAACGAAATGTAAACCGAGAACGCAACAGCAACAACCTTTCGGATTTGCAATTTGCGCTTACCAACCATATTCTCATTAAAATTGAATATTCCAACGAAAAAGGTGAAAACTCTACACGAACCATCGAACCTTTTGCCTTACTCAATACCGAAAATTGGTTGTTGGTTGCTTATTGTCGTTTGCGTAAAGAATTTCGTTATTTCCGCTTAGATAGAATTCAAAAAATGGAGTATCTGCAAGAATATTTTTGA
- a CDS encoding hydroxyethylthiazole kinase: MKTKLWNYIQSVKEKSPLVHNITNYVVMNNTANALLAIGASPIMAHAKSELKEMVGISSALVINIGTLDEYWAEAMLEAAHHAHEKRLPWVLDPVGAGATAYRNLVLSNY; this comes from the coding sequence ATGAAAACCAAACTATGGAATTACATACAATCGGTTAAAGAAAAATCCCCTTTAGTTCATAACATCACCAATTATGTGGTCATGAATAACACTGCAAATGCTTTGTTGGCAATTGGTGCTTCCCCCATTATGGCTCATGCAAAGTCTGAACTAAAAGAAATGGTAGGCATTTCTTCGGCATTGGTAATTAATATCGGGACTTTAGATGAATATTGGGCAGAAGCAATGTTAGAGGCAGCGCATCATGCTCATGAAAAAAGACTACCCTGGGTTTTGGATCCTGTGGGAGCAGGTGCCACCGCTTATAGAAATTTGGTTTTAAGCAATTATTAG